In a genomic window of Candidatus Thiothrix sulfatifontis:
- a CDS encoding AAA family ATPase, whose translation MLQLDKALIHARKAELESTKHALKQHFVGIDPIIDELMDCIQVWYLMPELLKRPVIVNLWGMTGVGKTDLVRQLVKHLHFQDRFAEVELSNIGQTSWSSSVSSVLDDYGFHNGKPCIVLFDEIQRFNTIDSKGEQLPQTKFMDFWELLSDGHLSKKQKDDLDSFLHEYYQRERNAQRRRSKGEKEDEDDSPGYISTWDAVNLKKALNLDMEVVDMLDITEEEMVSMILTAKRKKVIYEPINHTQTLILISGNLDDAFHMSHQAAEADVDADIFHAFTTKVTLMNIKDALLRKFRPEQVARFGNIHLVYPSLRKQDFHTLIAREIQRVQTDTFERTGIRLVTDVSMNQLIYRNGVFPVQGVRPLFSSVTDILEVNLSRLLLQALSDGIDTIHLRYSEERQAIVARLGEVTTVEHPYVGRIDKIRQDNTQASVANISVHESGHAVAYMVLFGLVPLQLQSKVASSYASGFTFPHQLHRTRRTLLDMIKVYLAGGIAEELLFGHLEASTGRENDRERATELAMDYVRRYGFDDEFQATYTIEDYPHRMNTVVTDMDVEKMMMRLVSETKELLGQYVHCLHALSKALTEAGKLETDQVAAIAQQYDVAAEIKPEGHLHIADYAARLREPLVWRGRH comes from the coding sequence ATGTTACAACTTGATAAAGCCTTGATTCACGCTCGCAAAGCCGAGTTAGAATCCACCAAACACGCCCTGAAACAGCATTTCGTGGGGATCGACCCGATCATCGACGAGCTGATGGACTGCATCCAAGTCTGGTATCTAATGCCGGAATTGCTCAAGCGTCCCGTCATTGTGAACCTGTGGGGAATGACAGGGGTCGGCAAAACCGACTTAGTGCGCCAACTGGTCAAACACCTGCATTTTCAAGATCGCTTTGCGGAAGTGGAACTCTCCAATATTGGGCAAACCTCGTGGAGTTCGTCCGTTTCCAGCGTGTTAGACGATTACGGGTTTCATAACGGCAAACCGTGCATTGTGTTATTTGATGAAATTCAGCGCTTTAACACCATTGACTCCAAAGGCGAACAGTTACCGCAAACCAAATTCATGGATTTTTGGGAACTGTTATCCGACGGGCATTTGTCCAAAAAGCAAAAAGATGACCTCGACAGTTTTCTGCACGAATATTATCAGCGCGAACGCAATGCCCAACGCCGCCGCAGCAAAGGCGAAAAAGAGGACGAAGACGACAGCCCCGGTTACATCAGCACGTGGGATGCGGTCAATCTGAAAAAAGCGCTGAATCTGGACATGGAAGTGGTGGATATGCTTGACATTACCGAAGAGGAAATGGTCAGCATGATTCTCACCGCCAAGCGCAAAAAAGTAATTTACGAACCGATTAATCACACCCAGACGCTGATTCTGATTTCGGGCAATTTGGATGATGCGTTCCACATGTCGCATCAAGCGGCGGAAGCGGATGTGGATGCGGATATTTTTCACGCTTTCACCACCAAAGTAACGCTGATGAATATCAAAGACGCGCTGCTGCGCAAATTTCGCCCGGAACAAGTGGCACGGTTTGGCAATATCCACCTCGTTTACCCCAGTTTGCGCAAACAAGATTTTCACACGCTGATTGCGCGGGAAATCCAGCGGGTACAAACCGACACGTTCGAGCGCACCGGCATCCGTTTGGTGACGGATGTGAGCATGAACCAGTTGATTTACCGCAATGGCGTGTTCCCGGTGCAAGGGGTGCGTCCGTTATTTTCCAGCGTGACCGATATTCTGGAAGTCAATTTGTCGCGCTTATTACTGCAAGCCCTCAGCGACGGTATTGACACCATTCACCTGCGCTATTCCGAAGAACGCCAAGCGATTGTGGCGCGTTTGGGCGAAGTCACCACGGTGGAACACCCGTATGTGGGGCGCATCGACAAAATCCGGCAGGACAATACCCAAGCTTCAGTGGCGAATATCAGCGTGCATGAATCCGGTCATGCGGTGGCCTACATGGTGCTGTTCGGTTTGGTGCCGCTGCAATTGCAAAGCAAAGTTGCCAGCAGCTACGCAAGCGGTTTCACCTTCCCGCATCAATTGCACCGCACCCGCCGCACCTTGCTGGATATGATCAAAGTGTATCTGGCAGGCGGTATTGCGGAAGAATTGCTGTTTGGGCATTTGGAAGCCTCGACCGGGCGTGAAAATGACCGCGAACGCGCCACCGAATTGGCGATGGATTATGTGCGCCGTTACGGTTTCGACGATGAATTTCAAGCCACGTACACCATTGAAGATTATCCGCACCGCATGAATACCGTGGTGACGGATATGGATGTGGAAAAAATGATGATGCGTCTGGTCAGCGAAACCAAGGAGTTACTGGGGCAATACGTGCATTGCTTACACGCTCTGTCCAAAGCACTAACCGAAGCGGGTAAGCTGGAAACAGATCAAGTGGCGGCGATTGCGCAACAGTATGATGTTGCTGCTGAGATTAAGCCGGAAGGTCATTTGCACATTGCGGATTATGCGGCGCGGTTGCGTGAACCGTTGGTGTGGCGCGGGCGGCATTGA
- a CDS encoding DMT family transporter, with translation MSPRWQHNIALLTLFYSATLWGLFWYPFRLLDDLGVGGLLATCIAYALPTLVIGWYYAKGLWQVRSQWFWLLILAITSGWSNVGYVLGALDGEIMRVLLLFYLSPLWTVVFARVFLHERLNRVGWSVIVLSLCGAVIMLWQPDGRLPLPSNQAEWLGLSAGVTFALSIVAGRYLGVDVSEGVKTLSVWLGVSVLTGLGLLLMPHSGGWQVFSTSAMVLLVGLAVLVGSVTYAVQYGIARVPASQSNVIFLFELVVAAIAAYWLTQERMDWNEWGGAVMILASSLFSGQMQATTPLKETSPRSTPLA, from the coding sequence ATGTCACCGCGCTGGCAACACAATATTGCATTGCTTACGTTATTTTATTCCGCCACCTTGTGGGGCTTGTTTTGGTATCCATTCCGCTTGTTGGATGACTTGGGAGTGGGCGGATTACTCGCCACCTGTATTGCGTATGCGTTGCCCACCTTGGTCATCGGCTGGTATTACGCCAAAGGGCTATGGCAAGTGCGTAGCCAGTGGTTTTGGCTGTTGATCTTGGCGATCACTTCTGGTTGGAGCAACGTCGGTTACGTATTGGGCGCATTAGACGGCGAAATCATGCGCGTCTTGCTGCTGTTTTACTTGTCACCGCTATGGACAGTAGTATTCGCCCGCGTTTTTCTGCATGAACGTTTGAACCGCGTGGGGTGGTCAGTCATTGTGCTGTCGTTGTGCGGGGCAGTCATTATGTTGTGGCAACCCGATGGGCGTTTGCCGCTGCCGAGTAATCAGGCAGAATGGTTGGGCTTATCCGCTGGAGTCACCTTTGCATTGAGCATTGTCGCGGGGCGTTATCTGGGCGTAGACGTCAGCGAAGGCGTGAAAACCTTAAGCGTATGGCTGGGGGTGAGCGTCTTGACGGGATTGGGTTTGCTGCTCATGCCGCATAGCGGTGGCTGGCAAGTATTTTCAACATCAGCGATGGTTTTGTTAGTGGGTTTGGCGGTGTTGGTGGGGAGTGTCACCTACGCAGTGCAATACGGCATTGCGCGAGTGCCAGCCAGCCAATCCAATGTCATTTTCCTGTTTGAACTGGTGGTGGCGGCTATTGCTGCCTATTGGTTAACCCAAGAGCGCATGGATTGGAACGAATGGGGCGGGGCGGTCATGATTCTTGCCTCCAGCCTGTTTTCGGGGCAGATGCAAGCTACCACGCCGCTCAAGGAAACGTCACCACGGTCCACCCCTCTGGCTTGA
- a CDS encoding VWA domain-containing protein, producing MNMRNTLTFTALACLIATALSGCGETLDTKEKAEAKVAELVQTEIQPTQRENQYRANIQLTRTNLLAMLPDLAEYPLLLDVTDSNDIEVAEIFTSADKAGKGLDGVYLELAENFNQQRQTLSNGKKAAITIRKLDSGLGAQFIMTGQYIAEAYSPANALWGSLVNSSSNKLTTIADVTASSVGGVIARKTKLDLITTDGKLDVAKLLTNVSSGEFAMGYTNPYQSATGLNFLITVLDAFAKGDHSQMLSPDVASAFEAFQLGVPFVAQNTLQMRDAAMGSGVLDGFVGSEQTWLSATGMDDYQFVPFGVRHDNPLYATSEADPAELETLRLFANYIATQKAVLTKYGFETSPDFRDAYKIPDGNTIAQAQKLWKQKKSGGKPVAAVFVTDISGSMEGERIKNLKKALIESSDLISANNAIGLVSYNDTVNVDLPINPFNVQQKSLFNGAVEQLSVGGKTATYSATLVAANLLSEFKKTHPDYKTVIFVLSDGETNMGVDFEQTKTLLELVGIPIHTIAYELSSPELKEMASLAEGAYTESSAGSASFRIGNLLNSEI from the coding sequence ATGAATATGCGCAACACACTCACTTTCACCGCCCTCGCTTGCTTAATCGCCACCGCATTAAGCGGTTGCGGCGAAACCCTCGACACCAAAGAAAAAGCCGAAGCCAAAGTCGCCGAACTGGTACAAACCGAGATTCAGCCCACCCAGCGCGAAAACCAGTACCGCGCTAATATCCAATTGACCCGCACCAATTTGCTGGCAATGTTGCCGGATTTAGCCGAATACCCGCTGTTGCTGGACGTAACCGACAGCAACGACATCGAAGTCGCAGAAATTTTCACCTCTGCCGACAAAGCAGGCAAAGGCTTGGATGGCGTGTACCTAGAGTTAGCGGAAAATTTCAACCAACAACGCCAAACCTTGAGCAACGGCAAAAAAGCCGCGATTACCATCCGCAAGCTCGATTCCGGGTTAGGGGCGCAATTCATTATGACCGGGCAATACATTGCCGAAGCCTATTCCCCCGCGAATGCCTTGTGGGGCAGTTTGGTGAATAGCAGCAGCAATAAACTCACCACGATTGCCGACGTAACTGCGTCCAGCGTTGGCGGGGTGATTGCACGGAAAACCAAACTCGACCTGATTACCACCGATGGCAAGCTTGACGTTGCCAAATTGCTCACCAACGTCAGCAGCGGCGAATTTGCAATGGGTTACACCAACCCTTACCAATCCGCCACCGGGTTAAACTTCTTAATCACGGTGCTGGATGCGTTTGCCAAAGGCGATCACAGCCAAATGTTATCGCCGGATGTTGCCAGCGCGTTTGAAGCCTTCCAGCTTGGTGTACCGTTTGTGGCGCAAAACACCCTGCAAATGCGTGACGCCGCCATGGGTAGCGGCGTATTGGATGGCTTTGTCGGCAGCGAACAAACCTGGTTAAGTGCCACCGGCATGGATGATTACCAATTCGTGCCGTTCGGGGTGCGCCACGACAACCCGCTGTACGCCACCAGCGAAGCTGACCCGGCGGAGTTGGAAACCTTGAGGCTGTTTGCTAACTACATTGCTACCCAAAAAGCAGTGCTAACCAAGTACGGCTTTGAAACCAGCCCCGATTTCCGCGATGCCTACAAAATTCCCGATGGCAACACAATCGCCCAAGCGCAAAAACTTTGGAAACAGAAAAAGTCCGGCGGCAAACCCGTTGCGGCAGTGTTTGTTACCGATATTTCCGGCTCAATGGAAGGCGAGCGCATTAAAAATCTGAAAAAAGCCCTGATCGAATCCTCCGACCTGATCAGTGCCAATAATGCGATTGGTTTGGTGTCGTACAACGATACCGTGAACGTGGATTTGCCGATTAACCCGTTCAACGTGCAACAAAAATCCTTGTTTAACGGCGCGGTGGAACAGCTTTCGGTGGGCGGCAAAACCGCAACTTACAGTGCCACTTTAGTGGCGGCGAATTTGCTGAGTGAATTCAAAAAGACCCACCCGGATTACAAAACCGTGATCTTCGTCTTATCCGACGGTGAAACCAATATGGGCGTGGATTTCGAGCAAACCAAAACCTTGCTGGAACTGGTCGGCATCCCGATTCACACCATTGCTTACGAACTGAGTTCGCCCGAACTCAAGGAAATGGCGAGTCTGGCAGAAGGCGCGTATACCGAATCGAGTGCGGGTTCCGCCTCCTTCCGCATCGGTAATTTGCTGAATTCGGAAATATAA
- the thiC gene encoding phosphomethylpyrimidine synthase ThiC: MSAIPAAFLQKTAELSSEVTQPFPNSRKVYVQGSRADIRVGMREIDQDPTSASFGVEENPPIPVYDTSGPFTDPAVSINLMEGIPDVRLNWILERNDTEQLDGPTSEYGLARQNDPKLAHLRFAHIRAPRRAKAGKNVSQMHYARQGMITPEMEYVAIRENLRLQELRNDPRYSKLLRQHGGQAWGANLPAEVTPEFVRKEVAEGRAIIPANINHPELEPMIIGRNFRVKINTNIGNSAVSSSIEEEVEKMAWSARWGGDTLMDLSTGKNIHETREWILRNAPMPIGTVPIYQALEKVNGKAEDLTWEIFRDTLIEQAEQGVDYFTIHAGVRLAYVPMTAERLTGIVSRGGSIMAKWCLAHHQENFLYTHFEDICDIMKAYDVSFSLGDGLRPGSAADANDEAQFAELETLGELTKIAWQHDVQVMIEGPGHVPLHMVKENMDKELQDCFEAPFYTLGPLVTDIAPGYDHITSSIGAANIGWYGCAMLCYVTPKEHLGLPNKEDVRVGIITYKIAAHAADLAKGWPGAQIRDNAMSKARFEFRWEDQFNLGLDPERAREYHDETLPKDSAKVAHFCSMCGPHFCSMKITQDVRDYAAQQKGMQEKAVEFVKLGSKLYHEA; this comes from the coding sequence ATGAGTGCAATACCTGCCGCCTTTCTACAAAAAACCGCTGAATTATCCAGCGAAGTGACCCAACCTTTCCCCAACTCACGTAAGGTTTATGTGCAAGGTTCACGCGCTGACATCCGCGTGGGAATGCGTGAAATCGACCAAGACCCAACATCCGCCAGCTTTGGCGTAGAGGAAAATCCGCCCATTCCGGTATACGACACCTCCGGTCCTTTTACCGACCCCGCTGTCAGCATCAACCTGATGGAAGGCATTCCCGATGTGCGCCTGAACTGGATTTTAGAGCGCAATGACACCGAGCAACTCGACGGCCCCACCTCCGAATACGGTTTAGCCCGCCAAAACGACCCGAAGCTGGCGCACTTGCGTTTTGCACACATTCGCGCTCCACGTCGCGCCAAAGCAGGCAAAAACGTCTCGCAAATGCACTACGCCCGCCAAGGCATGATCACGCCGGAAATGGAATACGTCGCCATCCGTGAAAACCTGCGCTTGCAAGAATTGCGCAATGACCCGCGTTACAGCAAACTGTTACGCCAACACGGTGGACAAGCATGGGGCGCAAACTTGCCTGCGGAAGTCACCCCCGAATTCGTGCGCAAAGAAGTGGCGGAAGGTCGGGCGATTATCCCCGCCAATATCAACCACCCCGAACTGGAACCGATGATTATCGGGCGCAATTTCCGCGTTAAGATCAATACCAATATTGGCAATTCAGCGGTTTCCTCCTCCATCGAAGAAGAAGTCGAAAAAATGGCGTGGTCAGCGCGTTGGGGTGGCGACACCCTGATGGATTTATCCACCGGCAAAAACATCCACGAAACCCGCGAATGGATTTTGCGCAATGCGCCGATGCCCATCGGCACAGTGCCGATCTATCAAGCACTGGAAAAAGTGAATGGCAAAGCCGAAGACCTAACGTGGGAAATCTTCCGCGACACCCTGATCGAACAGGCGGAACAAGGTGTGGATTACTTCACCATCCACGCAGGCGTGCGCTTAGCCTACGTGCCAATGACCGCCGAACGCTTGACGGGCATCGTGTCACGCGGCGGCTCGATCATGGCGAAATGGTGCTTGGCACATCATCAAGAAAACTTCCTGTACACGCATTTTGAAGACATCTGCGACATCATGAAGGCTTACGACGTGAGCTTCTCGTTGGGTGACGGTTTGCGCCCCGGTTCTGCTGCGGATGCCAACGATGAGGCGCAATTTGCTGAACTGGAAACCTTGGGTGAATTGACCAAAATTGCATGGCAACACGACGTACAAGTAATGATCGAAGGCCCCGGACACGTCCCCTTGCACATGGTCAAAGAAAACATGGACAAGGAATTGCAGGATTGCTTTGAAGCGCCCTTCTACACCTTGGGGCCTTTGGTCACGGACATTGCACCCGGTTACGACCACATTACTTCCAGCATTGGTGCGGCCAATATTGGCTGGTACGGTTGCGCGATGTTGTGCTACGTCACCCCGAAAGAGCATTTGGGCTTGCCGAACAAAGAAGATGTGCGCGTCGGCATTATTACCTACAAAATTGCGGCACACGCGGCAGATTTGGCGAAAGGCTGGCCGGGCGCACAGATCCGCGACAATGCCATGTCGAAAGCGCGGTTCGAGTTCCGTTGGGAAGACCAGTTCAATTTGGGGCTAGACCCGGAGCGGGCGCGTGAATACCATGATGAAACCTTGCCGAAAGATTCCGCGAAAGTGGCACATTTCTGCTCGATGTGTGGCCCGCATTTCTGTTCGATGAAAATTACCCAAGACGTGCGTGATTACGCCGCACAGCAAAAGGGTATGCAGGAAAAAGCGGTGGAATTCGTGAAATTGGGTAGCAAACTTTACCACGAAGCCTAA